The following proteins are co-located in the Enterobacter cloacae complex sp. ECNIH7 genome:
- a CDS encoding type II toxin-antitoxin system RelE/ParE family toxin, whose protein sequence is MPVTYHLTPDAQSDLIGIHRFTLAQWGTTQSKTYLSGLRQTIQLLAETPTLGKNRPEVRMNVFSFPYSSHVIYYIQHEHQFVVFGILHKSMVPLAHLAEREII, encoded by the coding sequence ATGCCGGTAACTTATCATTTAACGCCCGATGCACAATCTGATCTGATAGGTATTCACCGCTTTACGTTAGCCCAATGGGGAACGACTCAGTCGAAGACCTATTTATCAGGACTTAGACAAACGATTCAACTGCTGGCTGAAACACCCACCCTTGGGAAAAATAGACCCGAGGTACGCATGAATGTGTTTAGCTTCCCTTATTCAAGTCATGTCATCTATTACATCCAACATGAGCATCAATTCGTTGTATTTGGGATCTTACATAAAAGTATGGTTCCACTTGCACATCTCGCGGAGCGGGAAATTATTTGA
- a CDS encoding type II toxin-antitoxin system Phd/YefM family antitoxin: MNTLSANEAKIHFGDLLLKAQQAPIQINKNGKPVAVVISADAYQSIETLKLHLLQSKAVKAITDIKMGNLVDGNTFFDELAAGQYD, from the coding sequence ATGAACACTCTTTCAGCCAATGAAGCAAAAATTCACTTTGGAGATTTGTTGCTCAAAGCTCAACAAGCTCCAATCCAAATTAATAAAAATGGCAAGCCTGTGGCCGTTGTTATTTCAGCTGATGCATACCAAAGTATCGAGACACTAAAATTACATTTGCTTCAATCCAAAGCGGTGAAAGCCATAACTGACATCAAAATGGGCAATTTGGTTGATGGTAATACCTTTTTTGATGAGCTGGCCGCAGGGCAGTATGACTAA
- a CDS encoding recombinase family protein, giving the protein MSKVGYARVSSTGQSLEVQLGKLHRAECNKIYQEKRSGRTAERSEFQSCMSYLREGDTLVVTRLDRLARSVVHLAQIASRFQSEGIDLLVIDQNIDTSTSTGRLMFNMLAAIAEFENDLRTERQAEGIAKAHENGVKFGRPVKLTDTLKQAIYDKRAEGATIGQLAKEYHLGEASIYRAINSVKQSIVSPYSIDVKELRDYGKYKT; this is encoded by the coding sequence ATGTCCAAAGTTGGTTATGCTCGAGTGAGTTCCACGGGTCAAAGCTTAGAAGTGCAACTGGGCAAGTTACATCGAGCTGAGTGCAATAAGATATATCAAGAAAAACGCAGTGGGAGGACGGCTGAACGGTCTGAATTTCAATCTTGCATGAGTTATTTACGTGAAGGGGATACCCTAGTGGTAACCCGACTCGATCGTCTTGCTCGCTCAGTCGTCCACTTAGCCCAGATTGCTTCGCGTTTTCAAAGTGAAGGTATTGATTTGCTCGTTATCGATCAGAACATTGATACGAGCACTTCGACTGGGAGACTCATGTTCAATATGTTGGCTGCTATTGCTGAGTTTGAAAATGACTTGCGGACAGAGAGGCAAGCTGAAGGTATCGCAAAAGCACATGAAAATGGAGTTAAATTTGGTAGGCCTGTAAAACTTACGGACACCTTAAAACAAGCAATTTATGATAAAAGAGCTGAGGGGGCCACTATTGGTCAGCTTGCCAAGGAGTATCACCTTGGAGAAGCTTCTATTTATCGGGCAATAAATTCAGTTAAGCAATCAATTGTTTCCCCCTACTCGATAGATGTTAAAGAGCTGCGAGATTATGGAAAATATAAAACGTGA
- a CDS encoding TraR/DksA family transcriptional regulator encodes MNEQLKQQLHLQLQQMLESLLAQIAAQTSDVQVVELDQSRLGRLSRIDALQGQQMELETARRKQHQLQVIEGALLRINSDEYGSCFVCGEDIDLNRLMFDPTVTRCINCS; translated from the coding sequence ATGAACGAGCAGCTAAAGCAACAACTGCATTTACAGTTACAGCAAATGCTGGAAAGTTTGTTAGCGCAGATTGCAGCACAAACGAGTGATGTGCAAGTTGTCGAACTTGACCAATCACGACTCGGACGTCTTTCACGTATAGATGCATTGCAAGGACAGCAAATGGAATTAGAAACTGCGAGACGCAAGCAGCATCAGTTACAAGTTATTGAAGGTGCATTATTGCGCATAAATAGCGATGAATATGGCAGCTGTTTTGTCTGTGGTGAAGATATCGATTTGAATCGGCTTATGTTTGATCCTACCGTGACTCGCTGCATTAACTGTTCGTAG
- a CDS encoding universal stress protein: MTNVIACIDGSNVTSAVCDASGWAAFQLNAPVILLHVLDKSAYPIESDLSGNIGLGTREHLLNEMVELEARRGKLALEQGKYMLQDAQTRIVEAQPAVVVKTLQRHGDLVETLLEQESHARLVVMGRQGEQHQDQAQAIGSHLENVIRTVKQPILVVMTEFEAPKRFMIAYDGSITAKKALNQVLTSPLLKGLECHLVMVSDAQSQATAELALVTESLMAANFNVVTAVCQGEVQTALEIYQLEHHIDLMVMGAYGHSRIREFFVGSNTTKMISKSHIPLLLLR, translated from the coding sequence ATGACAAATGTGATTGCTTGTATTGACGGTTCAAATGTGACATCCGCTGTATGTGATGCCAGTGGCTGGGCCGCCTTTCAACTGAATGCCCCTGTAATCCTATTACATGTATTGGATAAGTCAGCCTATCCGATAGAGTCAGATCTGTCGGGAAATATTGGCCTAGGTACACGGGAGCACTTGCTCAATGAAATGGTTGAGCTCGAAGCGCGCCGGGGCAAGCTGGCACTCGAGCAGGGTAAGTATATGTTGCAAGATGCGCAAACGCGCATCGTGGAGGCACAACCTGCAGTCGTGGTTAAAACCTTGCAGCGTCACGGCGATTTAGTCGAAACCCTGTTAGAGCAAGAATCCCATGCCAGATTGGTGGTGATGGGGCGTCAAGGGGAGCAACATCAAGATCAAGCGCAGGCGATTGGCAGCCATCTAGAAAACGTCATTCGCACAGTTAAGCAGCCTATTTTAGTGGTGATGACAGAGTTTGAAGCACCGAAACGATTTATGATTGCCTACGATGGCAGCATTACTGCGAAAAAAGCCCTTAATCAAGTGCTAACAAGTCCACTCTTAAAAGGGCTTGAATGTCATTTGGTGATGGTGTCTGATGCTCAATCACAGGCGACAGCAGAACTGGCGTTGGTGACCGAATCTCTGATGGCGGCGAATTTCAATGTGGTTACCGCTGTTTGTCAGGGAGAAGTTCAAACGGCTCTTGAGATCTATCAACTTGAGCATCACATCGATCTTATGGTGATGGGGGCCTACGGCCATTCGCGGATAAGAGAGTTTTTTGTGGGAAGCAATACCACAAAGATGATCAGTAAAAGCCATATCCCATTATTATTATTGCGCTAA
- a CDS encoding SulP family inorganic anion transporter, which produces MIQTMKKEWFSNIRGDLLAGIVVALALIPEAIAFSIIAGVDPKVGLYASFCIAVVIAFTGGRPGMISAATGAMALLMVTLVKEHGLEYLLAATLLTGVLQIAAGYLKLGSLMRFVSRSVVTGFVNALAILIFMAQLPELTNVTWHVYAMTVAGLGIIYLFPLIPVIGKSVPSPLVCIVGLTLFAVYMGLDIRTVGDMGQLPDTLPIFLWPEVPLTLETLMIIFPYSAGLAVVGLLESMMTATIVDDLTDTQSDKNRECKGQGIANIGAGLMGGMAGCAMIGQSIINVKSGGRGRLSSFAAGVFLLVMVVFLGEWLKLIPMAALVAVMIMVAIGTFSWDSIRNLKHHPMSTNLVMVATVVVVVATHNLAIGVFVGVLLASLFFANKVGRFMVVKSTTTAADTGRHYQVIGQVFFASSDKFSNSFDFREVVDKVTIDLSQAHFWDITAVSALDKVVIKFRREGTEVELIGLNEASATIVDKFGVHDKPEEVEKMMSGH; this is translated from the coding sequence ATGATTCAAACCATGAAAAAAGAGTGGTTCTCCAATATACGCGGAGATCTGTTAGCCGGTATTGTGGTAGCGCTGGCGTTAATCCCTGAGGCAATTGCCTTTTCTATTATTGCAGGTGTCGATCCTAAGGTCGGCCTATATGCTTCATTCTGTATCGCTGTGGTTATTGCCTTTACTGGTGGCCGTCCTGGCATGATCTCTGCCGCAACAGGCGCGATGGCACTGTTAATGGTGACCTTAGTAAAGGAACATGGCCTTGAGTATTTACTCGCGGCGACCTTATTAACCGGTGTGCTGCAAATTGCTGCGGGTTACTTAAAACTCGGTAGCTTGATGCGTTTCGTCTCCCGCTCTGTGGTGACGGGTTTTGTGAATGCACTGGCGATTCTGATCTTTATGGCCCAGTTGCCCGAACTGACCAATGTGACTTGGCACGTATATGCGATGACGGTAGCTGGCCTCGGTATCATTTACCTATTCCCACTCATCCCTGTGATTGGTAAATCCGTACCTTCGCCTCTCGTGTGTATTGTCGGATTAACGCTTTTTGCGGTTTATATGGGGTTAGATATTCGTACTGTCGGCGACATGGGACAACTGCCTGATACTTTACCTATTTTCCTCTGGCCTGAAGTGCCCTTGACCCTTGAAACTCTGATGATCATCTTCCCTTACTCGGCCGGCCTTGCCGTGGTGGGCTTGCTGGAATCTATGATGACCGCCACCATAGTTGATGACTTAACCGATACCCAAAGCGATAAGAATCGCGAGTGTAAGGGCCAAGGTATTGCCAATATCGGCGCGGGTTTAATGGGCGGTATGGCTGGTTGCGCTATGATTGGTCAGTCGATCATCAACGTTAAATCGGGTGGTCGCGGACGTTTATCATCCTTCGCTGCAGGCGTTTTTTTACTTGTGATGGTGGTGTTTTTAGGAGAGTGGTTAAAGCTTATTCCTATGGCGGCACTGGTTGCCGTGATGATCATGGTGGCTATCGGTACATTCTCTTGGGATTCAATCCGTAATCTTAAGCATCATCCTATGTCAACCAACCTTGTGATGGTGGCGACGGTTGTGGTCGTGGTCGCTACCCATAACTTAGCAATTGGGGTATTTGTAGGTGTATTACTCGCGTCCCTATTTTTTGCTAATAAAGTGGGACGTTTTATGGTGGTTAAGAGTACAACGACTGCTGCTGACACTGGTCGCCATTATCAGGTTATTGGACAAGTCTTTTTTGCTTCATCAGATAAGTTCAGTAATTCATTCGATTTTAGGGAAGTGGTTGATAAAGTGACTATCGACTTATCTCAAGCACATTTTTGGGATATTACCGCGGTATCGGCCCTCGACAAGGTAGTGATTAAATTCCGCCGCGAGGGGACTGAGGTTGAGTTGATTGGCCTTAACGAAGCCAGTGCCACCATAGTCGATAAATTTGGGGTACACGATAAGCCAGAAGAAGTTGAAAAAATGATGTCTGGTCACTAA
- the traI gene encoding conjugative transfer relaxase/helicase TraI: MLSISSIKGDSAYYSHEDNYYASGSLESRWLGDGAEKLGLKGEVANADMDAIRQGKLPDGTDLSRMVNGVNKHRSGYDLTFSAPKSVSMMILIGGDTRLLDAWNRSVENGMKEVEKLISARITDSGKTDTVLTGNMVAALYNHDTSRALDPQIHTHALVFNTTFAEDKWRALASDTRMKTGFGENLYALQVAIGNLVLQPFRQEAEKLGYETVAAGKNGLWELKDVPVAPFSTRSQAISEAAGPDASKKSRDVAALDTRQAKAWADPELLKADWRRRLTDEKFDIDNYINQAQKRAEPPGPVVGSTEGIRTTGQPASASSAQISESDVQKAVSDTISALSEKKVQFTWSEMLAGTVNRLPSVSGLFEQARAGIEAAIEGQRLIPLDREKGIFTSDIHLLNELSVHQLARTAVAEQTVLVFPERAKERDMPAGDAVSVLTQDKSPVAILSGRGGAQALRERTEDVAMMARSQGREVMVIAADGRSGQFLSESPHLAGQVMLRSQMNADTVLPVQGTVIVDRAERLSLKETVLLQEKALSAGAQLIFMDTENRQGTGNALSVLKEADIPQYRFYGTQLPEVRLVSEADKRSRYSQLAQDYVRLSAEGRDVVAQVTGTREQQQLTEVIRDTRRDAGELGREQVTLQVLEPVWLDSKTRHQRDNYRAGMVIEQWDAEKKMMTRHTIDRVAEATNSLVLQGEDGSRLTLKVTQLDGSWSLYRSRTLEVSEGDRVRALGRELKGAIKAKEQFTVAGLEKGAVRLRSGDRELRLPTDRAVKLAHDYVEGTGAGTSASRTVLAAVGPRGLNKQTLNALAQSGSDIRIYTPLAPEQAARKVESVSAVRLASDQVRQSTGEANLDTAIQASRDRLMSDAEQAVSLAIPRAQQGLVHLGELTLLAEAVKSGQPLAAVRAEIARQVDSGALIKLDSVAGAGNRVLVPRVAYEMEKTIIRHIAEGKDAVQPLMALTPASVLVGLTAGQREATRTVLENTDRFMAIQGYAGVGKTTQFRAVMGALNTLSESVRPQVIGLGPTHRAVHEMREAGVDARTLASFLSETRLAIQGGETPDFRNVLFLTDESSMVGNRDMAELYQLVAAGGGRMVSSGDTAQLQAISTGLPFRLVQQRSAIDTVVMREIVRQTPALRPAIESIIAGQVALSLHQVDDVTPQQVPRQPGAWVPDNSVMEIRAPKKDQEQGYLVAASKQTLTPEQLALVRTDIIEAIRDDWMGRTPEAQQQTLVVAELNADRHAINDAIHTARHEKGDTGAEERTFTVLEPLRVPDNALRAAETFAEYTGAVAMMNERYWTVAEVNTEDAVVTLRNADGESVLISPQQNTAQDISLFTPRDLTLSQGDRVRFTRSDTDRGYVANSLWEVAGFTDDGAIRFRQGDQEKVVNPQAMAEDRHIDLAYALTVYGVQGASERFAIALTGTEGGRKRMASLESTYVTLSRAKEHVQVYTDNLAGWRADARHSNAGQTAHDLLHQKSDHESDTGNRLLATASPLDKTALGRRVLAENGLEGETMARFIAAGRKYPTPYVALPAWTRHGKAAGALLTEIRIEDDGMRVVLSDESRLRGGEDAQFAGLQASRNGQTLIADDPQTALRLAQENPESGVVIRLHGEERLLNAGRLTGGRITEPDEVERTVRSVAEAESAAKAEDPITLPPDEQQKLAEAQEKAARELAEQARQELLPAVPGEESTRPEQLLSADEERRLRDGTARGERELDEAIQEAVADGRGIRQQVREQMLRTEREWVVNVPEKDIELEKTLGGD, encoded by the coding sequence ATGCTCTCTATTTCTTCTATAAAGGGGGATTCGGCCTATTACAGTCACGAAGACAACTACTATGCCAGCGGTTCGCTGGAGTCTCGCTGGCTGGGAGATGGCGCGGAGAAACTGGGACTGAAGGGCGAAGTCGCCAACGCCGATATGGATGCAATACGTCAGGGTAAACTTCCTGACGGTACCGATCTCTCCAGGATGGTCAATGGCGTGAATAAACACCGCAGCGGCTACGACCTGACTTTTTCAGCCCCCAAAAGTGTATCGATGATGATCCTCATTGGTGGTGATACCCGCCTGCTTGATGCGTGGAACCGCAGTGTGGAAAACGGCATGAAAGAGGTAGAGAAGCTTATCAGCGCGCGCATCACAGACAGTGGAAAAACCGATACCGTTCTGACGGGAAACATGGTGGCCGCACTGTACAATCATGATACCTCCCGTGCTTTAGATCCGCAGATCCATACGCATGCGCTGGTGTTCAATACCACGTTTGCGGAAGATAAATGGCGGGCGCTGGCCAGCGATACACGTATGAAAACCGGATTCGGTGAAAATCTGTATGCGCTGCAGGTGGCGATCGGAAACCTCGTACTGCAACCATTCAGACAGGAGGCGGAAAAACTTGGTTATGAAACGGTTGCAGCCGGTAAAAATGGTCTCTGGGAGCTGAAAGATGTTCCCGTTGCGCCGTTTTCGACCCGCAGTCAGGCTATCAGCGAAGCGGCAGGGCCGGATGCGTCCAAAAAATCCCGCGACGTTGCCGCACTCGATACCCGCCAGGCAAAAGCCTGGGCCGATCCTGAACTGCTGAAAGCTGACTGGCGCCGGCGCTTAACCGACGAAAAATTCGATATCGATAACTACATCAACCAGGCGCAGAAGCGGGCGGAGCCACCTGGTCCTGTTGTTGGCAGTACAGAGGGTATCCGGACTACAGGCCAGCCCGCCAGCGCGTCTTCCGCTCAGATATCTGAATCAGACGTACAGAAAGCCGTCAGCGATACGATTTCGGCATTGTCGGAGAAAAAGGTTCAGTTTACCTGGTCCGAAATGCTGGCCGGCACGGTCAACCGCCTGCCGTCCGTGTCGGGCCTGTTTGAACAGGCGCGCGCCGGTATTGAGGCCGCGATTGAAGGACAGCGTCTTATTCCCCTGGACCGGGAGAAGGGCATCTTCACCTCTGATATCCACCTGCTGAATGAACTCAGCGTCCATCAGCTGGCGCGCACCGCCGTTGCGGAGCAGACCGTGCTGGTCTTTCCGGAACGGGCAAAAGAGCGTGATATGCCTGCCGGGGATGCGGTCTCTGTCCTGACGCAGGATAAAAGCCCTGTGGCCATTCTCAGCGGGCGCGGGGGGGCGCAGGCCCTGCGGGAGCGCACGGAAGACGTAGCCATGATGGCCCGTTCTCAGGGACGGGAAGTGATGGTGATTGCTGCCGACGGTCGCAGTGGCCAGTTCCTGTCAGAAAGCCCGCATCTGGCAGGCCAGGTGATGCTGCGCTCGCAGATGAACGCTGACACCGTACTGCCGGTGCAGGGGACTGTTATCGTCGACCGGGCGGAGCGACTGTCGCTGAAAGAGACCGTCCTGCTGCAGGAGAAAGCGCTCAGCGCCGGGGCACAGCTGATATTCATGGACACCGAAAACCGGCAGGGGACGGGGAATGCTTTGTCTGTGCTCAAAGAGGCGGATATTCCCCAGTACCGGTTTTACGGCACACAGCTGCCGGAAGTGCGGCTGGTCAGTGAGGCGGACAAGCGGAGCCGTTACAGCCAGCTGGCACAGGACTATGTGCGTCTGTCGGCTGAAGGGCGGGATGTGGTGGCCCAGGTGACCGGCACCCGGGAACAGCAGCAGCTGACGGAGGTTATCCGGGATACGCGGCGTGATGCGGGTGAGCTGGGCCGGGAGCAGGTGACGCTGCAGGTGCTGGAGCCGGTGTGGCTGGACAGCAAAACCCGCCATCAGCGTGATAACTACCGGGCCGGGATGGTGATTGAGCAGTGGGACGCTGAGAAGAAAATGATGACCCGCCATACCATTGACCGGGTGGCAGAGGCGACCAACAGTCTGGTGCTGCAGGGTGAAGACGGCAGTCGCCTGACCCTGAAGGTGACGCAACTGGACGGCAGCTGGAGCCTGTACCGCAGCCGGACACTGGAGGTTTCTGAAGGAGACCGCGTCAGGGCGCTGGGGCGTGAGCTGAAGGGAGCCATCAAAGCGAAAGAGCAGTTCACCGTGGCGGGGCTGGAAAAAGGCGCGGTACGGCTGCGCAGCGGCGACCGGGAGCTGCGTCTGCCCACAGACCGGGCTGTGAAGCTGGCCCATGACTATGTGGAAGGGACCGGGGCCGGTACCAGCGCGTCGCGCACGGTACTGGCTGCAGTCGGTCCGCGAGGCCTGAATAAACAGACCCTGAACGCGCTGGCGCAGAGTGGCAGCGACATCCGGATTTATACGCCGCTTGCGCCTGAGCAGGCTGCGCGCAAAGTGGAAAGTGTGTCTGCGGTGCGCCTGGCCAGTGACCAGGTCCGTCAGTCGACCGGTGAGGCAAATCTGGATACCGCCATACAGGCCAGCCGGGACCGTCTGATGTCGGATGCGGAGCAGGCGGTGAGTCTGGCCATCCCGCGCGCCCAGCAGGGGCTGGTCCATCTCGGTGAACTTACCCTGCTGGCCGAGGCGGTGAAGTCTGGCCAGCCGCTGGCGGCGGTCCGGGCTGAAATCGCCCGCCAGGTGGACAGCGGGGCACTGATTAAGCTGGATTCGGTTGCCGGGGCGGGAAACCGCGTCCTGGTCCCGCGTGTGGCGTATGAGATGGAAAAGACCATCATTCGTCATATTGCTGAGGGTAAGGATGCGGTACAACCCCTGATGGCGCTGACGCCAGCCTCAGTGCTGGTCGGTCTGACGGCAGGCCAGCGGGAGGCCACGCGGACAGTGCTGGAAAACACCGACCGCTTTATGGCCATTCAGGGCTACGCAGGGGTGGGGAAAACCACCCAGTTCCGGGCGGTGATGGGTGCCCTGAACACTCTGTCTGAGTCCGTGCGCCCGCAAGTCATCGGTCTGGGACCCACGCACCGGGCGGTGCATGAGATGCGTGAGGCCGGGGTGGACGCGCGCACGCTCGCCAGTTTCCTCAGTGAAACCCGGCTGGCCATTCAGGGCGGGGAAACACCGGACTTCCGCAATGTCCTGTTCCTGACGGATGAGAGCTCGATGGTGGGCAACCGCGATATGGCAGAACTCTACCAGCTGGTTGCTGCAGGCGGCGGACGGATGGTCTCCAGCGGGGACACCGCGCAGCTGCAGGCCATCTCAACCGGTCTGCCGTTTCGCCTGGTGCAGCAGCGCAGTGCCATTGATACGGTGGTGATGCGGGAGATTGTCCGCCAGACCCCGGCGCTGCGTCCGGCGATTGAGAGCATCATTGCCGGTCAGGTGGCGCTGTCCCTGCACCAGGTGGATGACGTCACTCCACAGCAGGTCCCGCGTCAGCCCGGGGCCTGGGTGCCCGATAACTCGGTCATGGAAATCCGTGCGCCGAAAAAGGACCAGGAGCAGGGTTATCTCGTTGCTGCCAGCAAACAGACACTGACGCCAGAGCAGCTGGCCCTGGTGCGCACCGACATCATTGAAGCCATCCGGGACGACTGGATGGGGCGCACCCCGGAGGCACAGCAGCAGACACTGGTTGTGGCGGAACTCAACGCCGATCGTCATGCCATCAATGATGCCATTCATACCGCCCGGCATGAGAAAGGCGATACCGGCGCAGAGGAGCGCACGTTCACTGTCCTGGAGCCGCTGCGGGTGCCGGATAACGCCCTGCGAGCAGCTGAAACCTTTGCGGAGTACACCGGCGCGGTGGCCATGATGAATGAGCGCTACTGGACTGTGGCAGAGGTGAACACGGAGGACGCCGTGGTCACGCTGCGTAATGCTGACGGGGAGTCAGTGCTGATCTCTCCTCAGCAGAACACTGCACAGGATATTTCCCTCTTCACACCCCGCGATCTGACGCTAAGTCAGGGGGATCGGGTGCGCTTTACCCGCTCGGACACCGACCGCGGCTATGTGGCCAACAGCCTGTGGGAGGTGGCCGGGTTCACTGATGATGGTGCCATCCGGTTCCGCCAGGGAGACCAGGAGAAAGTCGTCAACCCGCAGGCCATGGCGGAGGACCGTCATATTGACCTCGCTTACGCCCTGACGGTGTATGGCGTGCAGGGGGCCAGTGAACGCTTTGCCATTGCCCTGACCGGTACGGAAGGCGGCAGGAAACGAATGGCGTCTCTGGAATCCACCTACGTGACGCTGTCACGCGCAAAAGAGCATGTGCAGGTCTACACCGACAACCTGGCGGGCTGGCGTGCCGATGCCCGGCACTCAAATGCCGGTCAGACTGCCCACGATCTGCTGCACCAGAAAAGCGATCACGAGTCTGACACCGGTAACCGCCTGCTGGCCACCGCCTCCCCGCTGGATAAAACCGCGCTGGGTCGCCGGGTGCTGGCGGAAAACGGTCTTGAGGGCGAAACAATGGCCCGCTTTATTGCTGCCGGCAGGAAATACCCGACACCGTATGTGGCCCTGCCGGCCTGGACCCGTCACGGGAAAGCGGCCGGGGCGCTGCTGACTGAAATCCGCATCGAGGATGACGGAATGCGCGTGGTGCTCAGTGATGAGTCCCGGCTGCGTGGCGGGGAGGATGCGCAGTTCGCCGGCCTGCAGGCCAGCCGTAACGGACAGACACTCATTGCTGATGATCCACAGACGGCGCTGCGCCTGGCACAGGAGAACCCGGAGAGCGGGGTGGTGATACGCCTGCACGGTGAAGAACGGTTGCTCAATGCAGGCCGCCTGACCGGGGGACGAATCACGGAGCCTGATGAGGTGGAACGGACAGTGCGCAGTGTGGCGGAGGCTGAATCGGCGGCGAAAGCGGAAGACCCCATTACGCTGCCTCCGGATGAGCAGCAGAAACTGGCAGAGGCACAGGAAAAAGCGGCCCGGGAGCTGGCGGAGCAGGCCCGGCAGGAACTGTTGCCGGCAGTGCCGGGTGAGGAGAGCACCAGACCCGAACAACTGTTGTCTGCTGATGAAGAACGTCGGCTCCGTGACGGTACAGCACGGGGAGAGCGTGAGCTGGATGAGGCCATTCAGGAAGCGGTGGCGGACGGTCGGGGTATCCGCCAGCAGGTGCGCGAACAGATGCTGCGTACCGAGCGTGAGTGGGTGGTGAATGTACCGGAAAAAGACATTGAGCTGGAAAAAACGCTCGGTGGGGACTGA